One genomic region from Granulicatella adiacens ATCC 49175 encodes:
- a CDS encoding F0F1 ATP synthase subunit gamma — MTASLNDLKKRIVSTKKTSQITSAMQMVSAAKLAKSEQAVRHYQDYAQKIREVVTHLLYANHNREEIVDETSEDGEVVTSFIDYHDLLIERPVKKTGYLVISSDQGLAGSYNSSIFQSTREMLELDHQSKDEYVILTIGDAASRFFKKMGVDVRLEINDVSDIPTFEEVRKIVSSAVQMFRDGEFDEFYVCYNHHVNALLSNYRVEKMLPIIDLDEDEAKEYELDYIFEPNKEIIMDILLPQYAESLIYGAIIDAKSAEHASRMTAMRSATDNAKDLISNLTQDLNQRRQAQITQEITEIVGGAAALEEH, encoded by the coding sequence CTCTGCAGCAAAATTAGCCAAATCAGAGCAAGCAGTGCGTCACTATCAAGACTACGCTCAAAAAATCCGTGAAGTTGTAACTCACTTACTATACGCAAATCACAATAGAGAAGAGATTGTCGATGAAACGTCAGAGGATGGAGAAGTAGTTACTTCTTTTATCGACTATCACGATTTATTAATTGAACGTCCAGTTAAAAAGACTGGATATTTAGTGATTTCATCTGATCAAGGACTTGCTGGGAGTTACAACTCTTCCATTTTCCAATCAACAAGAGAAATGTTAGAGTTAGACCACCAATCAAAGGATGAATATGTCATCTTAACCATTGGGGATGCTGCAAGTCGCTTCTTCAAAAAAATGGGAGTGGATGTACGTCTTGAAATTAATGATGTATCAGATATTCCAACCTTTGAAGAAGTAAGAAAGATTGTGTCAAGTGCGGTCCAAATGTTCCGTGACGGTGAATTTGATGAATTTTACGTTTGCTATAATCACCATGTAAATGCACTTTTATCAAACTATCGTGTTGAAAAAATGTTACCAATTATCGACTTGGATGAAGATGAAGCAAAAGAGTACGAATTGGATTATATTTTCGAACCAAATAAGGAAATAATTATGGACATCTTGCTTCCACAATATGCGGAATCGCTTATTTACGGAGCCATTATCGATGCTAAATCTGCAGAGCATGCCTCTCGTATGACTGCGATGAGAAGTGCTACCGATAATGCCAAGGATTTAATCAGTAACTTAACGCAAGATTTGAACCAGAGACGACAAGCGCAAATTACACAAGAAATTACAGAAATTGTCGGTGGAGCAGCCGCTCTGGAAGAACATTAG
- the atpD gene encoding F0F1 ATP synthase subunit beta — translation MRTGKILQVVGPVVDVVFPLEEGVPDIHNALQVVKTTSDGSEKTVTLETAVELGDGAVRTIAMESTDGLQRGMKVVDLGRTISVPVGPETLGRVFNVLGDTIDLKEPFPEDFTRHEIHKPAPKFEELNSQYEILQTGIKVIDLLAPYLKGGKIGLFGGAGVGKTVLIQELIHNIAEELGGISVFTGVGERTREGNDLYHEMQESGVSAKTAMVFGQMNEPPGARMRVALTGLTIAEYFRDMEKQDVLLFIDNIYRFTQAGSEVSALLGRMPSAVGYQPTLATEMGQLQERISSTKDGSITSIQAIYVPADDYTDPAPATTFAHLDATTNLERRLTEQGIYPAVDPLASTSSALTPEIVGEEHYEVAMKVQQMLQRYRELQDIIAILGIDELSDSEKVIVNRARRIQFFLSQNFHVAEAFTGQPGSYVPIKDTVRGFKGIIDGLYDDIPEDMFRNVGPIEDVIKKAKAAGFVGGN, via the coding sequence TTGAGAACTGGAAAGATTTTACAAGTAGTAGGGCCAGTTGTAGACGTGGTATTTCCTTTAGAAGAAGGCGTTCCAGATATTCATAATGCATTACAAGTTGTGAAAACAACAAGTGACGGAAGTGAAAAGACTGTTACATTGGAAACTGCTGTAGAATTAGGGGATGGTGCAGTTCGTACGATTGCCATGGAATCTACAGATGGTTTGCAACGTGGCATGAAAGTAGTGGACTTAGGACGCACAATTAGCGTTCCTGTGGGACCTGAAACATTAGGTCGTGTATTCAACGTTTTAGGAGATACAATCGACTTGAAAGAACCATTCCCAGAAGACTTTACAAGACATGAAATCCATAAACCAGCACCAAAATTTGAAGAATTAAACAGTCAATATGAAATTCTACAAACAGGGATTAAAGTTATTGACCTTTTAGCACCTTATCTTAAAGGTGGTAAAATCGGTTTATTCGGTGGTGCCGGTGTAGGGAAAACCGTATTAATTCAAGAATTAATTCATAATATCGCTGAAGAACTTGGTGGTATTTCAGTATTTACAGGGGTAGGGGAACGTACTCGTGAAGGGAATGACCTTTACCATGAAATGCAAGAATCAGGCGTATCTGCTAAAACAGCGATGGTGTTTGGGCAAATGAACGAACCACCAGGAGCTCGTATGCGTGTAGCACTAACAGGGTTAACTATTGCGGAATACTTCCGTGATATGGAAAAACAAGACGTGCTTTTATTCATCGATAACATTTATCGTTTCACGCAAGCAGGTTCAGAAGTGTCAGCGTTACTTGGTCGTATGCCTTCTGCCGTAGGGTATCAACCAACATTAGCGACAGAAATGGGTCAATTACAAGAACGTATCAGTTCAACTAAAGACGGATCTATTACATCTATTCAAGCGATTTATGTGCCAGCCGATGACTATACAGACCCGGCTCCAGCAACAACATTCGCTCACTTAGATGCAACAACAAACTTGGAACGTCGTTTAACTGAACAAGGGATTTACCCAGCGGTGGATCCCCTTGCTTCAACTTCAAGTGCCCTAACTCCAGAAATTGTTGGGGAAGAACACTATGAAGTAGCGATGAAAGTACAACAAATGCTACAACGTTATCGTGAATTACAAGACATCATTGCCATCTTAGGAATTGATGAATTATCAGATAGCGAAAAAGTTATTGTAAACCGTGCAAGAAGAATTCAATTCTTCTTATCACAAAACTTCCACGTTGCTGAAGCCTTCACTGGACAACCTGGTTCATACGTTCCAATTAAAGATACGGTTCGCGGATTTAAAGGAATTATCGATGGTTTATATGATGATATTCCAGAAGATATGTTCCGTAACGTAGGACCAATCGAAGACGTGATTAAAAAAGCTAAAGCAGCAGGATTTGTTGGAGGAAATTAA
- a CDS encoding F0F1 ATP synthase subunit epsilon yields MAEHELLVVVTTPEGKVYNHRSYSVSADAVDGGITILPHHAPIMLPLKIGALRVKRFLEDSPTDYIAIGGGVMEVRDNVVTIIANVAERARDIDVTRAEHAKDKAEKVLSDTSRSKSDMDRAKIALSKAINRIGVYKHRRK; encoded by the coding sequence ATGGCTGAACATGAATTACTGGTCGTTGTCACAACACCAGAAGGAAAAGTGTATAACCATCGTTCCTATTCTGTGAGTGCCGATGCAGTCGATGGCGGAATCACCATACTACCGCATCATGCTCCAATCATGCTTCCTTTAAAAATCGGGGCACTTCGAGTGAAACGATTCTTAGAGGATTCGCCAACTGATTATATTGCAATCGGTGGTGGAGTTATGGAAGTGCGGGATAATGTCGTAACGATTATTGCCAACGTGGCTGAACGTGCAAGAGACATTGATGTGACACGTGCCGAACATGCAAAAGATAAAGCTGAAAAAGTTTTAAGCGATACAAGTCGTTCAAAAAGCGATATGGATCGTGCAAAAATTGCTTTAAGTAAAGCAATCAATCGTATTGGTGTTTATAAGCATAGAAGAAAGTAA
- a CDS encoding TlpA family protein disulfide reductase has protein sequence MKKLLLALAALMVAGLAIFYFLPDNSNTANANVVFQDESGKKLTEKDFTGKPTVYYAWASWCPDCQQELPILNTLKEKYGDKVEFVGVAMISQKEPIENGKKYLKEHSLSLNYYSDVDSSFQKYHEITEIPTLIFTDKNGKIVKKSAGVLPQEEIESYIKEIL, from the coding sequence ATGAAAAAACTTTTATTAGCACTTGCAGCATTAATGGTTGCAGGACTAGCTATCTTCTATTTTTTACCAGATAACAGTAATACTGCTAACGCAAACGTCGTATTTCAAGACGAAAGCGGAAAGAAATTAACAGAAAAAGACTTCACTGGAAAACCAACAGTCTATTATGCTTGGGCAAGTTGGTGTCCAGACTGTCAACAAGAACTTCCTATCTTAAATACTTTAAAAGAGAAATATGGAGATAAAGTAGAATTCGTTGGCGTTGCGATGATTAGTCAAAAAGAACCGATTGAGAATGGGAAAAAATACTTGAAAGAACATTCTCTTTCGCTCAATTATTACTCAGATGTTGATTCAAGCTTCCAAAAATATCACGAAATTACAGAAATTCCGACCCTAATCTTCACGGATAAAAATGGAAAGATCGTTAAGAAGTCAGCCGGTGTTCTTCCCCAAGAAGAAATCGAATCCTACATCAAAGAAATTTTATAA
- a CDS encoding pyridoxamine 5'-phosphate oxidase family protein: protein MEVNEILRILEEMNVAVVATADENNQPHARHIHIGVANEKGVFFMTSPKTNFYKQLKQNPKVAITAMKSEDYLIQVIRIEGVVKEIGRERLEEVLKDNPFVKDVYPNEEDIASVQVFHLYEGKGFYHSLTQGHKYVFDIHE from the coding sequence ATGGAAGTCAATGAAATTTTACGTATTTTAGAAGAAATGAATGTAGCTGTTGTTGCGACTGCAGACGAGAACAACCAACCTCATGCACGCCATATTCATATCGGTGTTGCAAACGAAAAAGGTGTGTTCTTTATGACAAGTCCAAAAACAAACTTCTACAAACAATTAAAACAAAATCCGAAAGTTGCTATTACTGCTATGAAGAGCGAAGACTACTTAATCCAAGTAATTCGTATTGAAGGTGTTGTGAAAGAAATCGGGCGTGAACGTCTTGAAGAAGTACTAAAAGATAATCCATTCGTTAAAGATGTTTACCCTAACGAAGAAGACATTGCTAGCGTACAAGTATTCCACTTATACGAAGGGAAAGGTTTCTACCATAGCCTTACTCAAGGACATAAATACGTGTTTGACATACACGAATAA
- a CDS encoding glutathione peroxidase, protein MSIYEIEVPTIDGASTTLEEFKGQLLLIVNTASGCGLAPQFEGLEKLYSEFNVKGFSVLGFPCNQFAGQEPLTAEQAAANCQLTYNTTFPMFGKVKVNGPETHPLFALLKEETKGLLGEKVKWNFTKFLVAKDGTILKRFAPTTTPEQIRDEIASLLS, encoded by the coding sequence ATGTCAATTTATGAAATCGAAGTTCCAACTATTGACGGTGCATCAACTACTCTTGAAGAATTTAAAGGTCAATTATTGCTAATTGTCAATACCGCTAGTGGATGTGGACTTGCTCCCCAGTTTGAAGGACTGGAAAAGCTCTATTCGGAATTTAACGTGAAAGGCTTCTCTGTTCTTGGATTCCCATGCAATCAATTTGCTGGTCAAGAACCATTAACTGCTGAACAAGCTGCGGCCAATTGCCAATTAACTTACAATACGACTTTCCCAATGTTTGGTAAGGTTAAGGTAAATGGTCCAGAAACACATCCATTATTTGCCCTATTAAAAGAAGAGACTAAAGGCCTCCTAGGCGAAAAGGTTAAATGGAACTTTACAAAATTCCTCGTAGCTAAAGATGGAACGATTTTAAAACGATTTGCTCCTACTACAACGCCTGAACAAATTCGAGACGAAATCGCAAGTCTTCTTTCATAA